From one Anabas testudineus chromosome 21, fAnaTes1.2, whole genome shotgun sequence genomic stretch:
- the LOC113172714 gene encoding C-X-C chemokine receptor type 2-like yields the protein MTDPNTSSFIPDFSSIYDELNFTYNDSEFFINPETQPCNSVPVPDTVSIIVSVFYVLIFLLAIPGNLVVGLVIGHSKQALAPSDLYLLHLAVADLFLAITLPFWAVSVTWGWIFGDALCKIVTVIQELSFYSSILFLTCISMDRYMVIVRAMEARRANRQLISWAVCAAVWAVGAVLSLPGIFSSSFTSQNSSRIVCSELYDASSASEWRLGTRILSHTLGFVIPLAIMLPCYGVTIRRLLHIRGGFQRQRAMKVIVFVVVAFLLCWTPYHLAVMTDTFFRTKIVLYKCPARIAVDQAVFATQSLGLLHSCVNPVLYAFVGEKFRRNLWQIMRKMGILERTTVTRSSRSSLSSEITSTVM from the exons ATGACGG ATCCAAACACATCTTCATTCATTCCTGATTTTAGTTCGATTTATGACGAACTCAACTTTACTTATAATGACTCAGAGTTTTTCATAAACCCTGAAACGCAGCCCTGCAACTCCGTCCCCGTGCCAGATACAGTGTCTATCATTGTCAGCGTGTTTTATGTCCTCATTTTCCTGTTGGCGATTCCTGGAAATCTGGTAGTGGGGCTGGTGATTGGCCATAGCAAGCAGGCACTGGCGCCCTCCGACCTCTACCTTCTCCACCTGGCAGTCGCCGACCTCTTCCTGGCCATTACTCTCCCGTTCTGGGCTGTCTCGGTTACATGGGGCTGGATTTTTGGAGATGCCTTGTGCAAAATTGTCACCGTCATCCAAGAGCTAAGTTTCTACTCCAGCATTCTCTTCCTGACTTGCATCAGTATGGATCGTTACATGGTGATTGTGCGAGCTATGGAGGCCCGCAGGGCTAACCGACAGTTGATCAGCTGggcagtttgtgctgctgtctggGCTGTTGGGGCTGTGCTGTCTCTGCCAGGGATCTTCAGTTCTTCTTTTACTTCTCAAAACTCTAGTCGCATAGTGTGTTCTGAACTGTATGATGCCAGCAGCGCTAGTGAGTGGCGGCTGGGCACCAGGATTCTTAGCCACACTTTGGGTTTCGTTATCCCCCTGGCCATCATGTTGCCTTGTTATGGTGTAACCATCAGGCGCCTCCTTCACATCCGCGGGGGGTTCCAGCGTCAACGAGCCATGAAAgtgattgtgtttgtggtggtCGCCTTTCTGCTTTGCTGGACGCCGTACCACCTCGCAGTGATGACAGATACTTTTTTTAGGACAAAGATAGTGCTCTACAAGTGCCCAGCAAGGATAGCAGTGGATCAGGCCGTCTTCGCCACCCAAAGTCTGGGGCTACTTCACAGTTGTGTCAACCCAGTGCTGTATGCCTTCGTGGGAGAGAAGTTCAGGAGGAATCTGTGGCAGATAATGAGGAAAATGGGAATCCTGGAGAGAACAACAGTGACAAGAAGCAGCAGGTCTTCACTGTCATCAGAGATCACGTCTACAGTCATGTGA